The genomic region GCTTGCGCTGGCTTGCCGAATGCTGAGGCGGTTTGATCCAACTGTGATGGTTGTCCGAACGCTGAAGGTTGCGATGGCTGACCAAAGACCGAgcctcctccttgagctggctGCGATGGTTGACCAAAGGACGGTGCACCAAACGCGCTTGGTTTCGCGCCGAGAGTCGATGGCTGCCCAAAGGCGCTTCCACCGGTCGATGCGCCACCACCAAAAGGACTTGAAgcattggtgttgttggacCCGAACGGGGTTGGCTGAGCGCCAGTATCGGCGATTGTCGACTTGGGTCGCTTCCCAACGAGAAATTCGCCAAAGGGAGCTCCTTGCGTTCCCTGTTTGCAAATATCGTGCCGATTCGGGTGGTTGTTTTCTTCCCCTACAATAAACTGAATTGCTCCTTTAACGTCGCGCAGAGCGGTCTGCATTTGTTGTTGTGCTTGAGCATATAGTTCTTGGGCTTCGTTAAGCTACGGTCGAATCTAGGTCAGTCTGGACGGTCGCATAGAGACCGATTGAATGGGCGCTCACAGCTTGCTGTTCGTTCCCCGACGCTTTCCCCATCATGAAGTGTAGCCGCAGCTCTTCAAAGCTCTGTTCGCGCGGATATCCGCCAAAGAGCTGACCAGGAGCATCTCGCCCTGGCGCATAGGCCGAGAGGATCCATTGCGGAACTTCGTTCGTCAAATCCTTTTCGATGGTGTCGATAGTAATGTTGTATTTGTCTGCTCAGTCGTCAATTCTTATCCCGTGTATCGACATCTATCGTGTTGTTCGTACCAGCAGGGTTTTGATTGCTCCCTCCTCCAAGAGCTCCAAAGCGGTTCGAGTGTTGATTTCGATTGTTTGGGTTTACATGTTCGAATCTGCAACTATCTGTAGACAAGTCAGTGTGATCACAAGGAGAACAATGCAGCCCACAGAATCCAAATTAAACGTACTGCCAAATTTGCAGTTGCCCTGCTGAAAAAATTTACACAAAGTCATcctttgacgatgattgACTGGGAGTTACGTGTTGGTCGAGTCAAATTATGAGCGTAGAAACTTGGACACGCGCCAGGAGTCAAATGAGCCAAGTGCCAAACTGCCTCATGACATACTCCAGTTGCGTATTAATCGCGTTCGCTGGATTCGGGAGGATTATTTCAAATGTCTAGAAAATCGAAGTTAAGAGAGGGAAAGAAAATATCTAACAGAGAAAGTTTAGAGAAGGATAGAAAGCATTCTCAGCCTTTCCCCAGCCTCGTTGGGCCCATCGGGTTTTTGCGAACGCTTGTCACAAGTGCTCAATTAGTGGGTCGTCACCGATGGGCTAGAGCCTGAAGCTCACTGGAGCTCTGCCCCGtggagcaagaaagcttcCCGTCCATCGTGTTCCTTTCCATTTGGACTGGGAAGAAGGGATAAATACATTCAGAAGCGTCTCTGCCACTTTAtctctacctaccttacctaggtaggtagctaagTTAGCTTATCTAAATACTTGTCACAGCAATTATTTAACAGAATTTATACTGCCTCTAGGAAGCTGTTTGAATTCTACAGCAAATTCCCAGATAAAAAGGTCTTTATTCCACTTGTTTCACTTTCAATTTTAACACGTTTATTTTTGCTTCATTCAACTATTCGTGCCATTCAATCATGAGTTTTGAGTTCTTCTCCTACCGGATCCAAAATTAACATCTCCCtgactaccttacctaggtaggtgTCTGTATCTTATGTCCTGTACATCCATTTCATAAACTCCTGTCTGTCTCCTACTCTTTATACGTTTGAGCTCACGCCTTGATATGTGCCGCCTTACGGAACTCAATCATAGGTCCGTTCTTAGCACTCGTAAATGTATCAACCAATTGCATCTCGCTTGGTCGGTGTCGACCCCATTCATTCTTAGGGTTGCCCTCAGCAGGATCCACGATACCAATAGCCTTGCGCATATCATAAAGATACATAGTGCGGGCAAGTGTGTTTGTCATCTCAACATAGGCGAGACCCTTGCCAATACAGCCACGGGGCCCAATGCTAAAGGGGCAGTATGCACTGGCAGCCAGAGcaacctcatcctcggtTGTCTTCTCGCCAGTGAGGGGGTTGAGGGCACCAACGAGCCATCGCTCAGGGACGTACTCATATGGTGAGGGGTAGTAGGACTCATTGTGGTGGATGGTATAATGGGGAACGCCAATAACGGTGCCCTCGGGAATCGCACGGCCTTCAACGGTGATACCTCCGGCGAGAACCTCACGTGGAAGAATACCACCGACAGATGGAGAGAGACGCATAGCTTCATCGATACAGGCTCGAAGGTAAGTGCAAGATGCGAGAGCAGCACCTTGGCAGATCTCCTCGACATCGTTGAACTTGCTTCGGATTTCTTCGGTGACTCGCTCGAGAGCCCGGGGGCATCGGACAAGGTAGAAGAGAGTGGCAGCCATCGCTGTCGATGTGGTGTCAGATCCAGCAATGATACTATTCAGTTATTAGTTGGAGTGTAACGGAGTCGTCTGGTGCCACTTACAGTAGGTTGGACTCGGACCAGAGCTCAGGAGTGCTGAAGCCCTGGCCAGTCTCGGGATCGCGAGCCTTTAGAAGATAGTAGAAGAAATCGCGACGATCTGTCTCCTCGCCAAGCTTGGTGCGCTCTGCAAGTTGGCCCTTGCTGTAGCCCATGTAGCGAGCACGACCAGCAGCGAGTCCAGGGAAAAGGATCTTGTCCAGATTGAGTTTGTTCACGATGGGCATGGTTCCACACTATGAAGGTCAGTTTCATCCCTTGCCAAATCGGAAGATAGCAGGTACACTTACCAGAAGGTGGCGGGTTGTagcagcttcaacaagctcCAGGGCAAAGCGGTTAGTCGGGCTCTCGAGCATGTGGAAAGCCTTGCCGAAGCACAAATCGCCAAGAATATCCATAGCAAGGTAATTGCACCAGTCGCTCATCTTTCGAGGCTTGGTCCAGCCCTTAGTCTCTTCTCCGGAACCCTCCAACATACCAATCTGCTCGCAGAAAGTACGGACGTTACCCAAGATGTATCGCTGCATCTCCTTCATAGCGCTCTCGGAGAAGGCCTGAGACATGACACGGCGCTTACGGGCATGGACCTCCTTATCGCGCGTGTTATGCGTATTGGCGGTAGGGTGAACGAAGGCATTGTAGAATTCGGCCTTGCGGACGTTTGTGCGGAAGCCGTAAATCTCCTTGAGAGCCTTGTTGGAGTTGAAGCAAAGCGAGTTGGGGCCGAAGCGGACAACTGGGCCGTATTTTTGGTGCATGCGCCAGAACTCGAGCTGCCTGTCACCCTTCCAGGCGTGGTAGAGCTGGTATCCATCTGTGATCTTAGCGATGAATGGGCCTGGGTACTTGGCTAGAGGGTGAAAGAAGACCCGGTAAACAACAATGCCGAAGCCCTGGCCACATATGAGTGTCTGATTATCATAGAAGCTGTAGGCAGTGTTGACTTACATAGAGAGCTAGTCCTCCAAACAACAACCCCACGTATACCAACAGATGTGTTAAGCTGAAGGTCATCTTGTCTGTCTCACACGCAGAAAGGGTGAGTCTCTAAGAAGCTGTGAGAATAAGAGGTAGACACCAGATCAAGAGAGACGGATGCCCCGGAGGAGTTATATACGTCTTATCAAGAAAGAAAGCGATGCACCTCCATACCTACACGACGACAGCAGCCCCATGACCACCCTCTTTTCTATCTAGCCCATCATGCCCGCCCACTTCTCATGTTTCGCTGACTTCTTCCATCCCTGGTCTGGGTCTAGACGAGACGCTCATAATCGGCTGGCGGCGGCACACAAAGCTTGTCAATAATCACAAACCTGTTGAAGGTGGAGGGGTGAGCCATGAAGTCTTCAAGCGGCTAAGTTCGGATTGGAAACGACGGAACAGTATTGGATCGCGGAGAATTGAGAGACTGTGGGGGAGCTTCTTAGATTGTGGGGTTTTGAGTTTGCCATTTGGGGAATTGTTATTATTTCCATCCATGATTGTATCTAGCTTTGACTCTCAGTTACGAGGGGCATGAACTCGGGATTTTAATATTTGGTATTGGCGGCGTTCTTACAATGGTAGTTATCCGTCCAGTGTTCAGATCTACTATATAAATCCCCTTGACTCCCACTCGTGAAATAACCATCATAGTGATGCAATACATCGTTGGCTCGCTCACAGCAATGCTCAGGCGTTGTTCCTAGTCCAGCCTCTTCACCTCCAAATGTCACCTGTCATTTCAAAAAAGGACAGTCAGCCGCCAATCAGTTATCTACGTCAATCCAAGGTCTTTATGCCGTCATGAATAATGTGTGTAATACGAATGATTGTTGAACCCTCGGTCTTTGCTCCAACTCGGCACTCATCACACAAGCGGCTCTGGTCCGTCATGCGGAATCACACAAATACTCTGTTTTTCTTGGTCACACCTGGCGCAGCAGCGGGCGACAGGGGCTTGTAAACCTCACATGCCCGACGATGACCGCGGCGTTGTGGAGTTTCGGCGGTCCGAGTGGGGACGGAGATATTTCTTTGCGGGGTGGGCACGGAAATCTGCAGTTTTCGTCAGTGTACATACACGATGCAAGCTTGACAACGGTTCTTTTGCTGAAATACATCCAGAAATGGATACGATAGGGTAATTCTCTCGGCGGACCTTGTTGGTCAGCAGCTGACCGATTTCGTGGTAAGTCTGCGTCAATATACTTGAGGTTCATTGTAACTCTGTTATCTCGCTGTGAACACGAGCCTTTACGCCGGTCGTGTAGGTTTGTGTGGAAGGATAACAAACATTATTGAGACAATGGCAAACTATAATGCCACGCGCTGACCCCCGTAAGCAATACATACACTCCCCGTCAGACACCTAGTACACAACTGCCTCCAAATGGATCTTATATATGGGCGACACCACGTAAATCACCGGCTCCGTGAATAATGGACGGGGAATACCCTATAGCACTGGCCTCAAGAGACAAGTATTTTCAACAAGGAATATTTTGCTGCATCTTCGGATCACTATCATACAGCCAACACAAATACAACAAGAGTATATATTGCGTGCACAAGAATTAAGCACATGAACATCACCGCCGTACATTATTCATCATCCATATCTGCCCTATCCCATTAACTCCTCCCATTAATATGAAGAGCATATACGGCATCGAGACGTACCCTTGTCGTATTGCCCAAACCCTTACCCAGTGTAATATACAGTCCCTCTAGTTGAAATACCTGGGCTCGTTGAACACATGGTATCTGTGCTCTCGCACGCCGTCACCCCGGAACATTGCGGGGAATCTCCAGCCTTCAGggacctcctcctccttaaCTCGGCGATTGCGCTCCTTATCTGGCTGGGCATCCAGTTTCTCGATCTCCTCTTTGGACTCGGggatcttgaacttggcaacCTGTAGTTCCGTATCGGTAATGGAGCTGCGACTCACGCGCGCGTATCCCACACGTTTGAGTCTCTTGAAAAGGATGTATTCGCACCATCGGTCCCAATCTGACGGGTCTACATCTTTCATACCCGACTTCTCGCTCACATAAGTGTTGTAGTTACCCTCCTTTGGTTTTGTCACCAAATAGCTAAGCAAGAATGCTGGCCGAGGGGTCGAGCCCATTAGGTCAGCGAGATAAAGTGACTGCAGACGTCGGTCTTCAGGATCCTCTTCTTGCCCGGAGTGGAAGACAAATACATCGACGAGCTGACCATAGACATCCAGCGTCGCATGGATAGCAGGAGCCAGTTCACCGACAGGACTAGGTAGAAGGTGATGCGTCGAGTTGAGGATGGGAAACTTGGACAGAAGAGCCGCACCCCATGTATGCTTATTGGGGCCAGGACCGTAGTCGACATACATGCCGAGATCCTCAGCAAGGAACTGAGTAGCATCACGGTTACCCATGATGATACGCTGGTTGTCAGACTCAAGAAGACCGATGACATCGATTTCCAGCTCCTTAATGAGGTCTCGCATACGGTACTCTGATGCCCACATATCGTTGTCAAACGAAAAGTGGATCGTCCAAATACCTGCAGTGAGGATTCGGTCATCAGCGTGATAAGGCTGATAGTTATTACTAGGAAACCGCTGGAAGgccgagaccaagaagcaaaCATTGATAAGGATGGTCGCAACACCAAAATACTTCCTTTGCTGGATTGGCACAGACCGTTTCGAaggttgctgttgatgaccTGAGGCGTTCATGCCATACACGCCAGCACCAATGCAGGTCATCATCGTATACATGATCCAGTCAGTGTGCTCACGAACAAGTTGGCCACCTGGGACAAAGGCATATGCCACAACCCAAACGTGGAAGAGTACCAAGAAGTTGTAGAGGAGGAAACCATTGCCAAAAGTTGTCGTAGGATTTGTCTTGGCTGCATGGGTCAAAATGGGCACAGAATATGCCATCAAGTAAGTGGCAAGCGTCAGAGCGCCGTAGTAACCGGGCCAATGActgaagaaggtcaaaaACATAGCACCGACCGTACCGATGATATAGACCCCCCAGCTGCTTGCAAGCCTAGGCTGCCAGACTCCGCCGAACAGACCAAGCGACATGGCAAGAACAGTGAGCCAGCCATGTGTGGAGAAGTATGGGCCACGAATGGGATAGCCCTCCCATCCCCAGAGGATCATGGTGCTGGTATCAGAGAGTAAAGAGTGGAGGCCAAAGAACAACCCAGCAAGACCGAGTGATGAGAGGAAACTCGAGCTACTCTTGGCAGGCCGTGGAGCCAAACCGGCAGCGAGGGGTGCTCGTCTGGTGAAGCGGAGAGCGGCTAGAACACCCAGCACAAGACCAGTGTTGTTCCAACCGCCATTCGCAGCATGCATAATAGGCCAAATAGGGTTATTCGTCCACCACGCAAACTTGGCAGTAGAGGAAAGAATAAGACCAATCATCCAACCCAGAATCTTGGATTCGAGGCGGCCCTCGTGAACAGACTCTGCAAAAAGGGTACCGGCCCACCCCAAGCACGACATAAAAACGCCAAATCCAACTGTAAACAGGCGATAACTGGGTTCCTCAACCAGATAGGCCGCGATGCCTGCGAGAGACAGAAGGTGCACTGCGCGCAAGTTGTTCACCACTAGAGACCGAGCTGAACGGCTGGCCAGAACGAAGGGCGAAATCGTTGTCATGACCAGAACTTCGTATCCTGAAATGCCCATGTACCAAAGCGGGAAGTCTGAGATTGAGTTAGGGTCACACAGGTCTCAATCAAAGATTTAGATTGACTTACACCACACTACAAGCCCCAGACTAGTCAGAATCGTCCAAAAAACATACTAGGGTAGGTCAGTAAATCGTCGTTTTCGCCCAACATAGAGAGCTTACTCCATGGTAGACTTCAGCGGCAATATCAAGTGCTTCGGGCCAGCTGAAGCGAACAGCAAAAATACCGCCGGTCGCTTTTTCCTTTCTGAGGACTTGGTTAATGACAATATTCTCCTCACGCTAGTTCTGTACTTACTCCTTTTCCAGGACGGCGGATGGGATAGACGACAGGTTCTCACTGCAAAAGACTTAGACAATGGCCTGCAAACATGTATATTTCGCAAACGGCTGTTCTGGAGGCCAAAGACTATCTGGGAAGCCATTGAACGTACCCCTTGCTCGCACCCTTGATATCTCTAACCTCAATAGCGAAGGTACTGAAATCGAGAGCCGTCACGGCGTCAAAGGCCACATCAAAGATGATCAACGACCACTCGAAGAAGGCGTAAGTCGTGTAAGCTGGTTTATAGCGTTAGTGGGCCATATTTCAACGACGCTGAACCATTGTCTTACCTCCAGCGACACGATGCACCTTGTGCTGAATGAAGAAATAGATCAGTGGCACAAGAGTACCGAAAAAGGCAGATGCCAAGTATTTGCGATATTTGATGGCCTGAGGATTGGCGGGGCTGAGTGCGATACAGCCAGTTGTCCACGGAAGCGTCGCAACAATGTAGGAAATCATGAGAATATCATGCCAATCGTGGTCATCCGTAGATGTAATGTATGTCCAGCCGCCACAGGTTAGAGTTCGAAGTAGGCCCATAACAGCAACGAACGTAGGCAGCTTCTGGCCGGGCTTTCGCGTGAGGAGATACCATAAACCGACGAGGGCAAACCGAGGACCTAGGAGCCATCAGTACAATGCGGATATGGTACAATTCGATCAATTATGCTGTACCGGATGTAATGGCAATGAATATCATGAAGAACGATCGCTCGGGGTACCGATCGCCAATAGTCGCTGAGACTGAGGGGAACCATTCTTGCGGATAACCATAGAACTCATTCTGTACGATCTTGTGGTAGTGTAGGTAAACGCCAATAACCAATGCACTAAAGAAAGCAGCTACAACACCACGAATCAGCGTCTCAGTCATCCAAGTTGCATATCTACAACGGAGGAGGATGCAAAACCATACTATACGCGACAGCAGTATGCGCCCAACTGACCAAGCTTCCATTGAAGCTGAGGACAACGCCTGTATCTTTGTCCTTGTATTTTGAGGCCATTTCGAAGGAGAGAAGGACTGAACAAACACTCTAAAATCCCATCCGGGCGATCCGGGAACCAAGAGTCAAAATCTCAGAACGAGCGACGAGAGAACACGATCATGCAAGTGGTGAGATTCACTCTCGGACAAGACAAACAGACCTCGGAGCTTTGGCGTTACCTCCACCGCGACGTAATACTTGGAAGTGTAATTGCTAAGTGGAGACCGACCGGGGCAGGGGACACTCGGAAATCGATATTATTTTTTGACACTGGCCCGCGCGCTCCCGAAGCGAATCAAAGGCCAGGTACTCCAAGCGAGAAATACACAGCCTAACATTAGACGGCGATTTCCATTTTGGTTCCCGCCTTCGCGACCACCACGAGGCTGAAAAGTGCCCCGCTAAAAAAGTTATTGATCTGCCAGCCTTGTCGGCAAAAAAACTTCCTAAATTTGCTGTCTACCTTACCTTCTGAACCATACCAATACCTCTTGGTCGCACAAACGCAAGATGGCTGGCGTCGCTGATAAGGCGAGATTCTATCTCGAACGCGCTGTACCGCAGCTACGAGAAtgggaggagaaagaaataTTTTCAAAGGTAATTGCGCTCCAAGTTTGCCAGAGGACATTGTCAACTAACCCATCATTTTCGTAGGATGAGATTCGCACAATCGTCCAGAAGCGCAACGACTACGAGCACAGAGTCCTCTCACCTGGGAATAAGCCATCGGATTGGTCTTCTTACGCGCAATGGGAGCAGTCCCTTGAGTCCCTCCGCAGCAAACGCTGCAAGCGTCTCAGAATCCGACACCTCCAGTCCGCCCATGCTGGCCAGGGCCGTACTCTTGCGATTTACGAGCGAGGTGTCAATCGACATCCAGGAAGCAGTGCGCTGTGGAGAGAATATCTTTCATATACGTCCAGCGTCAAAGCATCCAAGCGCTGGCGCAAAACCATGACCAATGCTCTACGCATGATGCCTACAGACCCTGAGCTGTGGACAATGGCAGGTCGAAGGTCAGCGAAGAATGGCGACATGGCTGCCGCGCGTGGGTTTTTCATGCGAGGTTGCCGCTTTTGCACGACGAATGAAAAACTCTGGGTTGAATATGCGCGAACGGAGATGGAATGGCTCGAAAAGGTCGATAAGCGCAAGGCCGTCGCAAAGCCCGGCCAGGACGTTCTCCGGCCTGATCGTGAGGAGGATGGCGACGAGCTGCGACTTGTGgacagtgatgatgatgaggacgacgatgatcttCCCGAGCCATCCAACGCCCAAGCCAAGGTTATTGACAAGCAGACGGCTCAGCATTTGAAATCAAACCCTGCCATGGATGGCGCTATTCCTATGGCTATCTTCGATATCTCAAAGAAGCAGGCCTTCTTCAGCGCCAACACTGCGGAGGTATTCTTCGACCTCTTCGTGTCTTTCGTACATGTCCCAGCTCAGCCTAGGATATCACAACATGTTCTGGATACCCTTGATCAGGAGTATCCCAACCACCCAGCCACATGCAACGTCCACATTCGCCAGCCTATTATGGGCTTAAACCCACAGACAGCAGAGTTTCCCAAGAACCTCAGAGAGGTACTTTCACGCTTGAACCGGTACCTGGAAACCACAACAGATCGCACGGAATTACAGAAGAAGACCGTTGCATGGATAGATGGGTACCTTGCACTGGATGTTTTGGATGAGGGTATTCGGGCAGTTTTGGAACATACCAAACAGAAGATGGAGTCCATTTAGATGGGTATGAATAGAGCCAAGTAACTTTTTTTTAGTTACCTTTTAAATGCTATGGTCAAGATTTGAAGATGCTACACTTGTACTATGTTGTTACTTTAGAAATCAACATCCTACATGcaccttgttcttgttgcaTCGGCGGCAAATCTTTAATCGTGGATACCATATAAATGGATAGTCGGAAGGAGTTAAAACACAACATGTAATAAGAGACAGATATCGTGAGAGGGGGGCTATGGTCACTGGAAgaatatttcttttctttcaatAAACACAATCTTGGGTTATAAACTGTAGATTGTATAATCGATTTTTGAGATCCTCCGTCTGGGGAAGCCAAGGGACCAAGGCAGAGCTGAACCTCTAAGAACTTAAGGCCCTAAGTGATAATTATGTAGATGGTCTCAGTAGGTATGGAAAATATTCAATGACGGAATTAACAGGCTGTTCGACTACATCATTTTCTTACCCTACCTACCTTGGGCTAAGGCCCGAAGTCTCTGATATCCAAAGGCCAGGCGACACTGGCCGAGACTGGGGATCGCTTTGTGGTGGTTGCAAGGCCCCGGCCCGATATTAGGGCGACCCAGCGTTTTGGGATCATCCCGTCAAGGAGGAAGCCGCTGTGGGGCTACGTGTAGGCCTGTAGGGAAACGATGAGCTGAAATGAGCAAGTCAAAGATGTGGAAAGCTAAATGAGACTGAGCAGCTTCTATGGAAATCACTTCGGTAGCAACAAGGCCAGTGCATTTATTCGATATATTCCCAAACTCAAAGTTGATATGCGGGAAGCATCGCATCCACTAACAGATGTAGTTTCCTGAAGAAGGCTCCATGCCACGCGATTGTTGGTCCCGCAAGCGACTGGAGCCGTCTATCGATGGCATCATGCATCATGTAACTTGTATATGCATGGGGAAGCCAGAACGGCATCTGGGCCGTTTTATATGCAGGCTTCTGTACGCTGCTTACTACGTAGTAGTACCTCCTGACCGTCCAGCCGTGACACAGTCCCAAGCTCCAGGGCTGATGTGATGCTTGTCCGGAGGTGACCCAGAGCAATGATTGTTTCTCTTTTCTGGCGAGTCTTAGGTTCAATCTTCAGGACCTGCTGGGATCGGGCCTGTCTTATTTATCAATGATACGAGGCGTTTCTCCCCAAAGTCTCAGGGCGTCAATGGCTCAAAGGCTAATGAACGGCAATTACATGTCGATCATGTTGGGTAGGAGAAGgtcttttgccttttggGGCGATACAGATCTGCAACCATCACAGGTGGTTGGCGCAGCCCTGTCCATGGATTGCTTACCCTCACGTCCAGTTCCACCCACGACTGAGTTTGCTGACCAGCCAGCAAAAGACACTTTTCACGAGAGGTAATGTGAGCAATCCGAGGCACAATTGACTTCCTGTAACCTGCGGCACGACAAACTATTCGCCACCGACCCCGTTCTCCATCAATGTGGGGAGTTCACGACAGGGGAAGAGAGCGACCGAGAAGCACATGGCATGTAGGGCGACTGGATAAGGCGCAGTTCACGGCTAGGAAATGAGGGGACTTGAGAAACCGATTTCAGGAGGGATTGGGAGGGGAAAAGAGGGGAAGATCAAGCCTTTTTCTAAGATAGCGAGACCGCTTCTTTGCAATTCAGACTTGGCAAGGCAAAGCCAGTTCATCCTCCAATCTCTGTAACAGTCTGAGGTGGAGGATCCATAAGCCTTGATGGACGCGTTCAGTCATCGCCAGTAGAATTCAACAAACCTAAGAACCGCCCACAAAAACATAATTGAAAGATTCTGGCAGAGAAGCAGTCGTTGATCGAAACCGATCATTGTTATTAGGGCCGTGGCACAAGCAGACCCTGCCAAGTCAGTCGCCCACCTCAGAATCAGAACAGCGCGCGGGTGATCTGGAATCGTACAGTACAGTGCGCAAGCGACCCTGGGTGGTCGGATCGTGAGAGAGAAATGAGAGGATCAGAGGTTGGAAAACAATAGGAGACCTGGAGAAACAACGAAGGGAAACCAAGCAACATGTATT from Fusarium fujikuroi IMI 58289 draft genome, chromosome FFUJ_chr04 harbors:
- a CDS encoding related to benzoate 4-monooxygenase cytochrome P450 is translated as MTFSLTHLLVYVGLLFGGLALYTLICGQGFGIVVYRVFFHPLAKYPGPFIAKITDGYQLYHAWKGDRQLEFWRMHQKYGPVVRFGPNSLCFNSNKALKEIYGFRTNVRKAEFYNAFVHPTANTHNTRDKEVHARKRRVMSQAFSESAMKEMQRYILGNVRTFCEQIGMLEGSGEETKGWTKPRKMSDWCNYLAMDILGDLCFGKAFHMLESPTNRFALELVEAATTRHLLCGTMPIVNKLNLDKILFPGLAAGRARYMGYSKGQLAERTKLGEETDRRDFFYYLLKARDPETGQGFSTPELWSESNLLIIAGSDTTSTAMAATLFYLVRCPRALERVTEEIRSKFNDVEEICQGAALASCTYLRACIDEAMRLSPSVGGILPREVLAGGITVEGRAIPEGTVIGVPHYTIHHNESYYPSPYEYVPERWLVGALNPLTGEKTTEDEVALAASAYCPFSIGPRGCIGKGLAYVEMTNTLARTMYLYDMRKAIGIVDPAEGNPKNEWGRHRPSEMQLVDTFTSAKNGPMIEFRKAAHIKA
- a CDS encoding related to CWH43-putative sensor/transporter protein; translation: MASKYKDKDTGVVLSFNGSLVSWAHTAVAYTAFFSALVIGVYLHYHKIVQNEFYGYPQEWFPSVSATIGDRYPERSFFMIFIAITSGPRFALVGLWYLLTRKPGQKLPTFVAVMGLLRTLTCGGWTYITSTDDHDWHDILMISYIVATLPWTTGCIALSPANPQAIKYRKYLASAFFGTLVPLIYFFIQHKVHRVAGAYTTYAFFEWSLIIFDVAFDAVTALDFSTFAIEVRDIKGASKGENLSSIPSAVLEKEKEKATGGIFAVRFSWPEALDIAAEVYHGYVFWTILTSLGLVVWYFPLWYMGISGYEVLVMTTISPFVLASRSARSLVVNNLRAVHLLSLAGIAAYLVEEPSYRLFTVGFGVFMSCLGWAGTLFAESVHEGRLESKILGWMIGLILSSTAKFAWWTNNPIWPIMHAANGGWNNTGLVLGVLAALRFTRRAPLAAGLAPRPAKSSSSFLSSLGLAGLFFGLHSLLSDTSTMILWGWEGYPIRGPYFSTHGWLTVLAMSLGLFGGVWQPRLASSWGVYIIGTVGAMFLTFFSHWPGYYGALTLATYLMAYSVPILTHAAKTNPTTTFGNGFLLYNFLVLFHVWVVAYAFVPGGQLVREHTDWIMYTMMTCIGAGVYGMNASGHQQQPSKRSVPIQQRKYFGVATILINVCFLVSAFQRFPSNNYQPYHADDRILTAGIWTIHFSFDNDMWASEYRMRDLIKELEIDVIGLLESDNQRIIMGNRDATQFLAEDLGMYVDYGPGPNKHTWGAALLSKFPILNSTHHLLPSPVGELAPAIHATLDVYGQLVDVFVFHSGQEEDPEDRRLQSLYLADLMGSTPRPAFLLSYLVTKPKEGNYNTYVSEKSGMKDVDPSDWDRWCEYILFKRLKRVGYARVSRSSITDTELQVAKFKIPESKEEIEKLDAQPDKERNRRVKEEEVPEGWRFPAMFRGDGVREHRYHVFNEPRYFN
- a CDS encoding related to UTP6-U3 snoRNP protein; protein product: MAGVADKARFYLERAVPQLREWEEKEIFSKDEIRTIVQKRNDYEHRVLSPGNKPSDWSSYAQWEQSLESLRSKRCKRLRIRHLQSAHAGQGRTLAIYERGVNRHPGSSALWREYLSYTSSVKASKRWRKTMTNALRMMPTDPELWTMAGRRSAKNGDMAAARGFFMRGCRFCTTNEKLWVEYARTEMEWLEKVDKRKAVAKPGQDVLRPDREEDGDELRLVDSDDDEDDDDLPEPSNAQAKVIDKQTAQHLKSNPAMDGAIPMAIFDISKKQAFFSANTAEVFFDLFVSFVHVPAQPRISQHVLDTLDQEYPNHPATCNVHIRQPIMGLNPQTAEFPKNLREVLSRLNRYLETTTDRTELQKKTVAWIDGYLALDVLDEGIRAVLEHTKQKMESI